TTTGACTGCAAAACCAATAACTGTTGCAGCTTGATTTAATGTTTCGTGATCAAAACTCCAGCCTTGTTTGGCTACAAATATTTTTAAGATAACTTCACCTTTTTCTGTGAATTTAAAAGCGTTAGCTAGTAGGTTTTTGAGGATTTGTTGCAGCCGCTTGGCATCAGTATAGATTGTCGGTGGTAGTTCTGGGTCTAATTCAATTGTGAAATTTAGTCTTTTGTCTATTGCTACTTGCCTAAATGTGCGTTCCACCTGTTCGCGCAGATCAGTTAATCGTATCTGATCCATATCAATAGACATGGTTCCCGATTCAATTTTGGCTAAGTCGAGAATGTCATTAATTAAGGACAACAAATCATTGCCGGCGGAGTAAATTGTGCGGCTGTATTCGATTTGCTTGTCGCTGAGGTTGCCTTCAATATTATCTGCTAACAACTTAGCTAAAATCAGCAAGCTGTTGAGTGGTGTCCGCAATTCGTGGGACATATTGGCAAGAAACTCAGATTTATATTTAGAAGATAGTGCTAGTTGTTCAGCTTTATCTTCCAATGACACTCTGGCTTGTTCGATTTCATGATTTTTGCGTTCTACTTCTTTGTTTTGTACAGCTAAGAGTTCTGCTTTCTCTTCGAGTTCGGCGTTGGTTTTTTGTAACTCTTCTTGCTGTTTCTTGAGTAAATCTTCGGATGCTTTCAGGGTTCGGGCTTGTTGTTCGAGGCGTTTGTTGGTTTCTCGCAGTTCATTTTGCTGACTTTGCAATTCCTCAGCTAAAGACTGGGACTGCTTGAGTAACTCTTCTGTACGCATACTCGCAGCGATGGTGTTCAAGACGATCGCAATGCTTTCTGTGAGTTGGTCGAAAAATGTCAGATGAATTTCGCTAAAGCGCCGGAAGGAAGCAAGTTCTATGACCGCCGTCACTTGTCCTTCAAATAGTACAGGTAGCACTACATCATTAACTGGGGTTGCTTCACCTAAACCAGAACTAATTTTGATATAGTCGTGCGGCACTTCTGTTAGCAGAATGCGTTCTTTTTCCAAAGCACACTGTCCAACTAAGCCTTCACCCAATTGAAAGCGATTCGCTAGATGTTTACGTTCACGGTAAGCATAGCTACTCAGTAATTTTAAATACTGATGATCACCCGTATTTTCCATGATATAGAAGACGCCGTGGGCTGCTCCAACTAAGGGCGCTAACTCTCTGAGTATCAGTTTGGATACAGTTTCCAGGTCGCGCTGCCCTTGTAACATGCGGGTAAACTTGGCCAGGTTGGTCTTCAACCAGTCTTGTTCGGTGTTTTTCTGAGTAGTCTCGCGCAGGTTGGCGATCATCTGGTTGATATTGTCTTTAAGGATGGCAACCTCACCTAAAGCTTCCACAGAAATTGACCGGGTTAAGTCACCCTTAGTCACCGCAGTTGCAACTTCTGCGATCGCCCGTAGCTGGGTAGTCAGTGTGGCAGCCAGTTCATTGACGTTGTCGGTCAAATCTTTCCACGTACCAGCCGCCCCGGGGACTTTCGCTTGTCCGCCTAATTTACCTTCAATACCCACTTCCCGTGCCACGGTCGTCACTTGGTTGGCAAAGGTCGCGAGGGTATCAATCATCTCATTAATGGTTTCTGCCAAAGCCTCAATTTCACCTTTGGCATCTAGCATTAATTTTCGCTTCAAGTCACCATTAGCAACCGCCGTCACCACTTTAGCAATCCCCCGTACCTGTGCCGTTAAGTTACTCGCCATTGAGTTGACATTGTCGGTTAAATCTTTCCAAGTACCTGCTACGCCTTGCACCTGGGCTTGACCGCCGAGTTTGCCTTCGGTTCCTACCTCCCTCGCAACCCGCGTCACCTCCGATGCAAAGGAACTCAGCTGATCCACCATGACATTTATGGTGTTTTTCAACTCGAAAATTTCGCCCCTGACATCAACAGTAATTTTCTTGGAGAGGTCGCCATTTGCCACCGCCTTTGTCACCTCGGCAATATTCCGCACCTGGGCTGTCAGGTTGCCTGCCATTGAGTTAACGTTATCGGTCAAATCTTTCCAAGTGCCAGCAACACCTTTAACATAGGCTTGGACGCCGAGTTTCCCTTCAGTTCCCACTTCCCGGGCAACCCGTGTCACTTCACTGGCAAAGGAATTAAGTTGATCCACCATTGTGTTAATGGTGTTCTTTAACTCCAAAATTTCACCTTTAACATCGACAGTAATTTTCTTGGAGAGATCACCATTAGCTACCGCCGTCGTCACCTCGGCAATATTTCGTACCTGGGAAGTCAAGGAACCCGCCATTGAGTTCACACTATCTGTTAAATCTTTCCAAGTACCCGCTACACCCCGCACTTCTGCTTGCACACCGAGTTTGCCTTCGGTTCCTACCTCCCGCGCCACTCGTGTCACTTCACTGGCAAAGGAATTGAGTTGATCCACCATTGTGTTGATGGTGTCCTTCAACTCTAAAATTTCGCCTTTGACATCGACGGTAATTTTCTTGGAAAGATCACCGTTGGCTACAGCTGTTGTGACTGCGGCAATGTTGCGGACTTGTGCTGTCAAAGAACCCGCCATGAAGTTAACGCTATCTGTTAAATCTTTCCACGTACCCGCCACACCTTTGACGTCTGCTTGGACACCGAGTTTTCCTTCCGAACCTACTTCCCTGGCAACTCGTGTCACCTCACTGGCAAAAGAATTGAGTTGATCCACCATAATATTGATGGTGTTCTTCAACTCGAAAATTTCCCCTTTCACCTGCACAGTAATTTTCTTGGAGAGATCACCGTTAGCGATCGCTGTGGCCACCTCTGCAATATTCCGCACCTGATCAGTGAGATTACCTGCCATCATATTCACTGCCCCGGTGAGGTCTTTCCAAGTGCCGGCAACACCTTTTACTTCTGCCTGTACGCCGAGTTTGCCTTCGGTTCCCACTTCTCGGGCAACCCGTGTCACCTCAGATGCGAAGGAACTCAGCTGATCTACCATTGTGTTGATGGTGTTTTTCAACTCCAGAATTTCGCCTCTCACATCGACGGTAATTTTCTTGGAAAGATCACCATTTGCCACAGCTGTTGTCACTTCGGCAATGTTCCGCACCTGTGCTGTCAAAGAACCCGCCATAAAGTTGACGCTATCTGTTAAATCTTTCCAAGTACCTGCAACGCCTTTGACTTCAGCTTGTACGCCTAACTTACCCTCTGCACCTACCTCTCGGGCAACTCGGGTGACTTCACCGGCAAAAGAGTTAAGCTGATCCACCATTGTGTTGATGGTGTTTTTCAACTCCAGAATTTCGCCTCTCACATCGACGGTAATTTTCTTGGAAAGATCACCATTTGCCACAGCTGTTGTCACTTCGGCAATGTTCCGCACCTGTGCTGTCAAAGAACCCGCCATGAAGTTAACGCTATCTGTTAAATCTTTCCACGTACCCGCCACACCTTTAACATCGGCTTGGACACCGAGTTTTCCTTCCGAA
Above is a genomic segment from Fischerella sp. JS2 containing:
- a CDS encoding HAMP domain-containing protein, translated to MPTEQLSKESDNLDLKQLLRTLSAVKKGDFSARMPIDQTGMAGKIADTLNDIIEQNERLTAELQRIGNVVGKDGKISERASLGNVRGGWSACVDSVNTLITDLVQPTAETARVIRAVANGDLSQTIAPEMDGRPLKGEFLQTAQMVNTMVGQLNGFASEVTRVAREVGTEGKLGVQAQVPGVAGTWKDLTDSVNLMAGNLTAQVRNIAEVTTAVANGDLSKKITVDVKGEILELKNTVNIMVDQLNSFASEVTRVAREVGAEGKLGGQAQVPGVAGTWRDLTESVNMMAGNLTAQVRNIAEVTTAVANGDLSKKITVDVKGEILELKNTVNIMVDQLNSFASEVTRVAREVGAEGKLGGQAQVPGVAGTWKDLTDSVNFMAGSLTAQVRNIAEVTTAVANGDLSKKITVDVKGEILELKNTINTMVDQLNSFASEVTRVAREVGTEGKLGVQAEVRGVAGTWKDLTDSVNMMAGNLTGQVRNIAEVATAIANGDLSKKITVDVKGEIFELKNTINIMVDQLGSFASEVTRVAREVGSEGKLGVQADVKGVAGTWKDLTDSVNFMAGSLTAQVRNIAEVTTAVANGDLSKKITVDVRGEILELKNTINTMVDQLNSFAGEVTRVAREVGAEGKLGVQAEVKGVAGTWKDLTDSVNFMAGSLTAQVRNIAEVTTAVANGDLSKKITVDVRGEILELKNTINTMVDQLSSFASEVTRVAREVGTEGKLGVQAEVKGVAGTWKDLTGAVNMMAGNLTDQVRNIAEVATAIANGDLSKKITVQVKGEIFELKNTINIMVDQLNSFASEVTRVAREVGSEGKLGVQADVKGVAGTWKDLTDSVNFMAGSLTAQVRNIAAVTTAVANGDLSKKITVDVKGEILELKDTINTMVDQLNSFASEVTRVAREVGTEGKLGVQAEVRGVAGTWKDLTDSVNSMAGSLTSQVRNIAEVTTAVANGDLSKKITVDVKGEILELKNTINTMVDQLNSFASEVTRVAREVGTEGKLGVQAYVKGVAGTWKDLTDNVNSMAGNLTAQVRNIAEVTKAVANGDLSKKITVDVRGEIFELKNTINVMVDQLSSFASEVTRVAREVGTEGKLGGQAQVQGVAGTWKDLTDNVNSMASNLTAQVRGIAKVVTAVANGDLKRKLMLDAKGEIEALAETINEMIDTLATFANQVTTVAREVGIEGKLGGQAKVPGAAGTWKDLTDNVNELAATLTTQLRAIAEVATAVTKGDLTRSISVEALGEVAILKDNINQMIANLRETTQKNTEQDWLKTNLAKFTRMLQGQRDLETVSKLILRELAPLVGAAHGVFYIMENTGDHQYLKLLSSYAYRERKHLANRFQLGEGLVGQCALEKERILLTEVPHDYIKISSGLGEATPVNDVVLPVLFEGQVTAVIELASFRRFSEIHLTFFDQLTESIAIVLNTIAASMRTEELLKQSQSLAEELQSQQNELRETNKRLEQQARTLKASEDLLKKQQEELQKTNAELEEKAELLAVQNKEVERKNHEIEQARVSLEDKAEQLALSSKYKSEFLANMSHELRTPLNSLLILAKLLADNIEGNLSDKQIEYSRTIYSAGNDLLSLINDILDLAKIESGTMSIDMDQIRLTDLREQVERTFRQVAIDKRLNFTIELDPELPPTIYTDAKRLQQILKNLLANAFKFTEKGEVILKIFVAKQGWSFDHETLNQAATVIGFAVKDTGIGIAPEKQKIIFEAFQQADGTTSRKFGGTGLGLSISREITRLFGGEIKLVSHLGEGSTFTLYLPQPLSGAGEMGRLGDGVKSSVHHPTTPPPHHTPPTPLTPASPSSVVIDDRDNIQPGDRTLLIVEDDTKFARILLDMARQNEFKGIVAHGGNTGLALAQEYQPSAIILDIRLPGMDGWTVLDRLKHDANTRHIPVHVMTVEEGKQRSLQQGAIAYLQKPISSETLHQALTKIKGFVERRVKNLLVVEDDENQRLSIVELIGNSDVATTAVSTGAEALQAIQDGQFDCVVLDLGLPDMNGFELIEQIKQSPNGEALPIIVYTARELTRAEDVQLRRIAETIIIKDVRSPERLLDETALFLHRVQADLPAPKRLILEQLQNSDFQLAGKKVLIIDDDVRNIFALTSMLERYQMQIFYAENGSDGIEVLQNNPDINVVLMDVMMPEMDGYETTRRIRANPDFKSLPIIALTAKAMQGDREKCIEAGASDYITKPVDIEQLLSLLRVWLYQ